In the Gossypium raimondii isolate GPD5lz chromosome 9, ASM2569854v1, whole genome shotgun sequence genome, one interval contains:
- the LOC105800174 gene encoding uncharacterized protein LOC105800174 isoform X1 has product MDTAASVAAGRSGSLPMTSPSRKEWRAVSELHVVQNLGDEVISCNMQEFERSKMEQSDERTIYEHGREPADVDFFPIMVDGSLGDDILQQQIHNVSRQREELQRMEVELRAQAIARPRILDLQSSCDAKIEAHADATAKLEEQIHESEKTINELKRRMEEKDRELNAIKVEKEEAWAKEDLLREQNKELATFRRERDHSEAERARHRKQIHDLQEHVEEKERQLMELQEQYRAAQETILYKDEQLREVQTWISSVQEMDALQSSTNHSLQAELRERTEQYNQLWHGCQRQFVEMERLHLQTIHQLQFELADARERNSSYTDESHASQAKSKDLSEFGKNNGNQVDSNGSVSTNNAWVISNGACNSVQSFTSDGNSPTEHHNDHNPSIPIAPSSLLGMPTYLPPGQVTALHSFVMHQQGFPHSVASQVGQYSMPTISSTQQWQNQQISPEDFQLSAQNQVPPSQTDQSFVRSDLKYEYKMSVNEQAISPDRLNHISQGPDINSLISSSAVKAQVLDSIKSSFIVDPQPEPSLEQVSSQFHGALTLGTREQSCESQELIILNMNNHVLEDQVLSAEEASTAASPSPPDSSEHSVNFKGTMTSNGANAIMPEKSVSTGQTNILISAKTSETALLDERSLLACIVRTIPTGGRIRISSTLPNRLGKMLLPLHWHDYKKKYGKLDDFVASHPTLFVIEGDYIWLQEGAQEMIAATAAVAKVAAAAEAPSSYSFLPSVSVTPIAQRNRLKKALRSIDSYHVRENALFKEHAGITKIASNGQQLVMQNQHPNGICVDVSRGFSNVKILSQSKDPSVTRVESMASGHGRSNSNVVGKQQSRTTGAALSSRR; this is encoded by the exons ATGGACACCGCGGCTAGTGTCGCCGCCGGACGGAGTGGTTCGCTGCCAATGACATCTCCGTCGCGGAAGGAGTGGCGTGCCGTTTCCGAACTTCACGTGGTTCAGAACCTCGGGGATGAAGTG ATTTCTTGCAATATGCAGGAATTTGAAAGATCAAAGATGGAACAATCTGATGAGAGAACCATATATGAG CATGGAAGAGAGCCTGCTGATGTTGACTTTTTTCCGATTATGGTTGATGGAAGTTTGGGTGATGACATATTGCAGCAGCAGATTCACAATGTTAGTAGACAGAGGGAAGAGCTCCAACGGATGGAGGTTGAACTCCGAGCTCAGGCAATTGCAAGACCAAGGATCCTGGATTTGCAGAGCAGCTGTGATGCTAAAATCGAGGCCCATGCCGATGCCACTGCGAAGCTTGAG GAACAAATCCATGAAAGTGAGAAgaccataaatgaattgaaaaggaGGATGGAAGAGAAAGATAGAGAACTAAATGCCATCAAAGTTGAAAAAGAAGAG GCATGGGCAAAGGAAGACCTTCTAAGAGAGCAAAATAAGGAACTGGCAACTTTCAG AAGAGAACGTGATCATTCAGAAGCTGAGAGAGCACGACACCGGAAACAGATTCATGATCTTCAGGAGCACGTTGAAGAGAAAGAGAGGCAGCTTATGGAGTTGCAGGAACAG TATAGAGCTGCTCAAGAAACCATTCTTTATAAGGATGAACAGTTGAGGGAGGTTCAAACTTGGATTTCTAGTGTCCAGGAGATGGATGCTTTACAGTCAAGTACAAACCACTCTTTACAGGCTGAACTGCGAGAACGTACAGAGCAATATAACCAGCTCTGGCATGGCTGTCAGAGACAG TTTGTGGAGATGGAGAGACTTCATTTACAAACAATACATCAGCTTCAATTTGAACTGGCTGATGCAAGAGAGAGGAACAGTTCTTACACAGATGAATCACATGCATCCCAAGCAAAATCAAAAGATTTATCTgagtttggtaaaaataatgGAAACCAAGTGGATTCCAATGGAAGTGTTTCAACAAATAATGCTTGGGTCATTTCGAATGGTGCATGTAACAGTGTTCAATCGTTTACTTCAGATGGTAATTCGCCAACTGAG CATCACAATGACCATAATCCTAGTATTCCAATTGCTCCATCATCTCTACTGGGGATGCCTACATACCTCCCACCTGGGCAGGTGACTGCTTTGCATTCATTTGTCATGCATCAACAGGGTTTTCCCCATTCTGTGGCATCTCAAGTTGGACAGTACTCAATGCCAACAATTTCATCCACCCAACAGTGGCAGAACCAACAG ATTTCACCAGAGGATTTCCAGCTATCTGCACAGAATCAAGTTCCACCATCCCAAACTGATCAAAGCTTTGTGAGGTCAGACTTAAAGTACGAATATAAAATGTCTGTCAATGAACAAGCCATTAGTCCAGACCGTCTTAATCATATTAGCCAAGGGCCAGACATCAATTCTTTGATATCATCATCTGCTGTGAAAGCACAG GTCCTTGAttcaattaaatcaagtttCATTGTGGACCCCCAACCTGAGCCAAGCTTGGAGCAGGTTTCCTCACAATTTCATGGCGCATTGACATTAGGCACTCGTGAACAGAGCTGTGAATCCCAG GAACTGATTATTCTGAACATGAATAACCATGTGCTTGAGGACCAAGTTCTATCAGCAGAAGAAGCAAGTACTGCTGCGAGCCCTTCTCCTCCTGATTCTTCGGAGCACTCTGTTAATTTCAAGGGAACAATGACCAGCAATGGTGCTAATGCTATTATGCCTGAGAAGTCAGTTTCAACTGGGCAGACTAATATCTTGATATCAGCTAAGACTTCTGAGACTGCTCTGCTTGATGAAAGATCATTGTTAGCATGCATAGTTCGCACAATTCCAACTGGTGGCAGAATTCGAATCAGCTCAACG TTGCCAAATAGGCTGGGGAAGATGCTTTTACCATTGCACTGGCATGATTACAAGAAAAAGTACGGAAAACTGGATGACTTTGTAGCTAGCCACCCTACG TTATTTGTAATTGAGGGTGACTATATTTGGCTTCAAGAGGGAGCACAGGAGATGATAGCAGCAACTGCAGCTGTTGCTAAAGTTGCTGCAGCTGCTGAAGCTCCATCTTCATACTCCTTTTTGCCTTCTGTTTCTGTTACACCGATTGCACAGCGTAATCGGCTAAAGAAGGCGCTTCGATCAATTGATTCCTATCATGTGAGAGAGAATGCCCTTTTCAAGGAGCATGCAGGCATCACTAAAATTGCTTCTAATGGACAGCAGTTAGTAATGCAAAATCAACATCCCAATGGAATTTGTGTTGATGTGTCCAGAGGTTTCTCCAATGTAAAAATATTGAGCCAATCTAAAGATCCAAGTGTGACTCGTGTTGAAAGCATGGCATCTGGACATGGAAGGTCTAATTCAAATGTTGTCGGGAAACAGCAGAGCAG GACAACCGGAGCTGCATTATCTTCAAGAAGATAG
- the LOC105800174 gene encoding uncharacterized protein LOC105800174 isoform X3: MDTAASVAAGRSGSLPMTSPSRKEWRAVSELHVVQNLGDEVISCNMQEFERSKMEQSDERTIYEQQIHNVSRQREELQRMEVELRAQAIARPRILDLQSSCDAKIEAHADATAKLEEQIHESEKTINELKRRMEEKDRELNAIKVEKEEAWAKEDLLREQNKELATFRRERDHSEAERARHRKQIHDLQEHVEEKERQLMELQEQYRAAQETILYKDEQLREVQTWISSVQEMDALQSSTNHSLQAELRERTEQYNQLWHGCQRQFVEMERLHLQTIHQLQFELADARERNSSYTDESHASQAKSKDLSEFGKNNGNQVDSNGSVSTNNAWVISNGACNSVQSFTSDGNSPTEHHNDHNPSIPIAPSSLLGMPTYLPPGQVTALHSFVMHQQGFPHSVASQVGQYSMPTISSTQQWQNQQISPEDFQLSAQNQVPPSQTDQSFVRSDLKYEYKMSVNEQAISPDRLNHISQGPDINSLISSSAVKAQVLDSIKSSFIVDPQPEPSLEQVSSQFHGALTLGTREQSCESQELIILNMNNHVLEDQVLSAEEASTAASPSPPDSSEHSVNFKGTMTSNGANAIMPEKSVSTGQTNILISAKTSETALLDERSLLACIVRTIPTGGRIRISSTLPNRLGKMLLPLHWHDYKKKYGKLDDFVASHPTLFVIEGDYIWLQEGAQEMIAATAAVAKVAAAAEAPSSYSFLPSVSVTPIAQRNRLKKALRSIDSYHVRENALFKEHAGITKIASNGQQLVMQNQHPNGICVDVSRGFSNVKILSQSKDPSVTRVESMASGHGRSNSNVVGKQQSRTTGAALSSRR; this comes from the exons ATGGACACCGCGGCTAGTGTCGCCGCCGGACGGAGTGGTTCGCTGCCAATGACATCTCCGTCGCGGAAGGAGTGGCGTGCCGTTTCCGAACTTCACGTGGTTCAGAACCTCGGGGATGAAGTG ATTTCTTGCAATATGCAGGAATTTGAAAGATCAAAGATGGAACAATCTGATGAGAGAACCATATATGAG CAGCAGATTCACAATGTTAGTAGACAGAGGGAAGAGCTCCAACGGATGGAGGTTGAACTCCGAGCTCAGGCAATTGCAAGACCAAGGATCCTGGATTTGCAGAGCAGCTGTGATGCTAAAATCGAGGCCCATGCCGATGCCACTGCGAAGCTTGAG GAACAAATCCATGAAAGTGAGAAgaccataaatgaattgaaaaggaGGATGGAAGAGAAAGATAGAGAACTAAATGCCATCAAAGTTGAAAAAGAAGAG GCATGGGCAAAGGAAGACCTTCTAAGAGAGCAAAATAAGGAACTGGCAACTTTCAG AAGAGAACGTGATCATTCAGAAGCTGAGAGAGCACGACACCGGAAACAGATTCATGATCTTCAGGAGCACGTTGAAGAGAAAGAGAGGCAGCTTATGGAGTTGCAGGAACAG TATAGAGCTGCTCAAGAAACCATTCTTTATAAGGATGAACAGTTGAGGGAGGTTCAAACTTGGATTTCTAGTGTCCAGGAGATGGATGCTTTACAGTCAAGTACAAACCACTCTTTACAGGCTGAACTGCGAGAACGTACAGAGCAATATAACCAGCTCTGGCATGGCTGTCAGAGACAG TTTGTGGAGATGGAGAGACTTCATTTACAAACAATACATCAGCTTCAATTTGAACTGGCTGATGCAAGAGAGAGGAACAGTTCTTACACAGATGAATCACATGCATCCCAAGCAAAATCAAAAGATTTATCTgagtttggtaaaaataatgGAAACCAAGTGGATTCCAATGGAAGTGTTTCAACAAATAATGCTTGGGTCATTTCGAATGGTGCATGTAACAGTGTTCAATCGTTTACTTCAGATGGTAATTCGCCAACTGAG CATCACAATGACCATAATCCTAGTATTCCAATTGCTCCATCATCTCTACTGGGGATGCCTACATACCTCCCACCTGGGCAGGTGACTGCTTTGCATTCATTTGTCATGCATCAACAGGGTTTTCCCCATTCTGTGGCATCTCAAGTTGGACAGTACTCAATGCCAACAATTTCATCCACCCAACAGTGGCAGAACCAACAG ATTTCACCAGAGGATTTCCAGCTATCTGCACAGAATCAAGTTCCACCATCCCAAACTGATCAAAGCTTTGTGAGGTCAGACTTAAAGTACGAATATAAAATGTCTGTCAATGAACAAGCCATTAGTCCAGACCGTCTTAATCATATTAGCCAAGGGCCAGACATCAATTCTTTGATATCATCATCTGCTGTGAAAGCACAG GTCCTTGAttcaattaaatcaagtttCATTGTGGACCCCCAACCTGAGCCAAGCTTGGAGCAGGTTTCCTCACAATTTCATGGCGCATTGACATTAGGCACTCGTGAACAGAGCTGTGAATCCCAG GAACTGATTATTCTGAACATGAATAACCATGTGCTTGAGGACCAAGTTCTATCAGCAGAAGAAGCAAGTACTGCTGCGAGCCCTTCTCCTCCTGATTCTTCGGAGCACTCTGTTAATTTCAAGGGAACAATGACCAGCAATGGTGCTAATGCTATTATGCCTGAGAAGTCAGTTTCAACTGGGCAGACTAATATCTTGATATCAGCTAAGACTTCTGAGACTGCTCTGCTTGATGAAAGATCATTGTTAGCATGCATAGTTCGCACAATTCCAACTGGTGGCAGAATTCGAATCAGCTCAACG TTGCCAAATAGGCTGGGGAAGATGCTTTTACCATTGCACTGGCATGATTACAAGAAAAAGTACGGAAAACTGGATGACTTTGTAGCTAGCCACCCTACG TTATTTGTAATTGAGGGTGACTATATTTGGCTTCAAGAGGGAGCACAGGAGATGATAGCAGCAACTGCAGCTGTTGCTAAAGTTGCTGCAGCTGCTGAAGCTCCATCTTCATACTCCTTTTTGCCTTCTGTTTCTGTTACACCGATTGCACAGCGTAATCGGCTAAAGAAGGCGCTTCGATCAATTGATTCCTATCATGTGAGAGAGAATGCCCTTTTCAAGGAGCATGCAGGCATCACTAAAATTGCTTCTAATGGACAGCAGTTAGTAATGCAAAATCAACATCCCAATGGAATTTGTGTTGATGTGTCCAGAGGTTTCTCCAATGTAAAAATATTGAGCCAATCTAAAGATCCAAGTGTGACTCGTGTTGAAAGCATGGCATCTGGACATGGAAGGTCTAATTCAAATGTTGTCGGGAAACAGCAGAGCAG GACAACCGGAGCTGCATTATCTTCAAGAAGATAG
- the LOC105800174 gene encoding uncharacterized protein LOC105800174 isoform X2 has product MDTAASVAAGRSGSLPMTSPSRKEWRAVSELHVVQNLGDEVEFERSKMEQSDERTIYEHGREPADVDFFPIMVDGSLGDDILQQQIHNVSRQREELQRMEVELRAQAIARPRILDLQSSCDAKIEAHADATAKLEEQIHESEKTINELKRRMEEKDRELNAIKVEKEEAWAKEDLLREQNKELATFRRERDHSEAERARHRKQIHDLQEHVEEKERQLMELQEQYRAAQETILYKDEQLREVQTWISSVQEMDALQSSTNHSLQAELRERTEQYNQLWHGCQRQFVEMERLHLQTIHQLQFELADARERNSSYTDESHASQAKSKDLSEFGKNNGNQVDSNGSVSTNNAWVISNGACNSVQSFTSDGNSPTEHHNDHNPSIPIAPSSLLGMPTYLPPGQVTALHSFVMHQQGFPHSVASQVGQYSMPTISSTQQWQNQQISPEDFQLSAQNQVPPSQTDQSFVRSDLKYEYKMSVNEQAISPDRLNHISQGPDINSLISSSAVKAQVLDSIKSSFIVDPQPEPSLEQVSSQFHGALTLGTREQSCESQELIILNMNNHVLEDQVLSAEEASTAASPSPPDSSEHSVNFKGTMTSNGANAIMPEKSVSTGQTNILISAKTSETALLDERSLLACIVRTIPTGGRIRISSTLPNRLGKMLLPLHWHDYKKKYGKLDDFVASHPTLFVIEGDYIWLQEGAQEMIAATAAVAKVAAAAEAPSSYSFLPSVSVTPIAQRNRLKKALRSIDSYHVRENALFKEHAGITKIASNGQQLVMQNQHPNGICVDVSRGFSNVKILSQSKDPSVTRVESMASGHGRSNSNVVGKQQSRTTGAALSSRR; this is encoded by the exons ATGGACACCGCGGCTAGTGTCGCCGCCGGACGGAGTGGTTCGCTGCCAATGACATCTCCGTCGCGGAAGGAGTGGCGTGCCGTTTCCGAACTTCACGTGGTTCAGAACCTCGGGGATGAAGTG GAATTTGAAAGATCAAAGATGGAACAATCTGATGAGAGAACCATATATGAG CATGGAAGAGAGCCTGCTGATGTTGACTTTTTTCCGATTATGGTTGATGGAAGTTTGGGTGATGACATATTGCAGCAGCAGATTCACAATGTTAGTAGACAGAGGGAAGAGCTCCAACGGATGGAGGTTGAACTCCGAGCTCAGGCAATTGCAAGACCAAGGATCCTGGATTTGCAGAGCAGCTGTGATGCTAAAATCGAGGCCCATGCCGATGCCACTGCGAAGCTTGAG GAACAAATCCATGAAAGTGAGAAgaccataaatgaattgaaaaggaGGATGGAAGAGAAAGATAGAGAACTAAATGCCATCAAAGTTGAAAAAGAAGAG GCATGGGCAAAGGAAGACCTTCTAAGAGAGCAAAATAAGGAACTGGCAACTTTCAG AAGAGAACGTGATCATTCAGAAGCTGAGAGAGCACGACACCGGAAACAGATTCATGATCTTCAGGAGCACGTTGAAGAGAAAGAGAGGCAGCTTATGGAGTTGCAGGAACAG TATAGAGCTGCTCAAGAAACCATTCTTTATAAGGATGAACAGTTGAGGGAGGTTCAAACTTGGATTTCTAGTGTCCAGGAGATGGATGCTTTACAGTCAAGTACAAACCACTCTTTACAGGCTGAACTGCGAGAACGTACAGAGCAATATAACCAGCTCTGGCATGGCTGTCAGAGACAG TTTGTGGAGATGGAGAGACTTCATTTACAAACAATACATCAGCTTCAATTTGAACTGGCTGATGCAAGAGAGAGGAACAGTTCTTACACAGATGAATCACATGCATCCCAAGCAAAATCAAAAGATTTATCTgagtttggtaaaaataatgGAAACCAAGTGGATTCCAATGGAAGTGTTTCAACAAATAATGCTTGGGTCATTTCGAATGGTGCATGTAACAGTGTTCAATCGTTTACTTCAGATGGTAATTCGCCAACTGAG CATCACAATGACCATAATCCTAGTATTCCAATTGCTCCATCATCTCTACTGGGGATGCCTACATACCTCCCACCTGGGCAGGTGACTGCTTTGCATTCATTTGTCATGCATCAACAGGGTTTTCCCCATTCTGTGGCATCTCAAGTTGGACAGTACTCAATGCCAACAATTTCATCCACCCAACAGTGGCAGAACCAACAG ATTTCACCAGAGGATTTCCAGCTATCTGCACAGAATCAAGTTCCACCATCCCAAACTGATCAAAGCTTTGTGAGGTCAGACTTAAAGTACGAATATAAAATGTCTGTCAATGAACAAGCCATTAGTCCAGACCGTCTTAATCATATTAGCCAAGGGCCAGACATCAATTCTTTGATATCATCATCTGCTGTGAAAGCACAG GTCCTTGAttcaattaaatcaagtttCATTGTGGACCCCCAACCTGAGCCAAGCTTGGAGCAGGTTTCCTCACAATTTCATGGCGCATTGACATTAGGCACTCGTGAACAGAGCTGTGAATCCCAG GAACTGATTATTCTGAACATGAATAACCATGTGCTTGAGGACCAAGTTCTATCAGCAGAAGAAGCAAGTACTGCTGCGAGCCCTTCTCCTCCTGATTCTTCGGAGCACTCTGTTAATTTCAAGGGAACAATGACCAGCAATGGTGCTAATGCTATTATGCCTGAGAAGTCAGTTTCAACTGGGCAGACTAATATCTTGATATCAGCTAAGACTTCTGAGACTGCTCTGCTTGATGAAAGATCATTGTTAGCATGCATAGTTCGCACAATTCCAACTGGTGGCAGAATTCGAATCAGCTCAACG TTGCCAAATAGGCTGGGGAAGATGCTTTTACCATTGCACTGGCATGATTACAAGAAAAAGTACGGAAAACTGGATGACTTTGTAGCTAGCCACCCTACG TTATTTGTAATTGAGGGTGACTATATTTGGCTTCAAGAGGGAGCACAGGAGATGATAGCAGCAACTGCAGCTGTTGCTAAAGTTGCTGCAGCTGCTGAAGCTCCATCTTCATACTCCTTTTTGCCTTCTGTTTCTGTTACACCGATTGCACAGCGTAATCGGCTAAAGAAGGCGCTTCGATCAATTGATTCCTATCATGTGAGAGAGAATGCCCTTTTCAAGGAGCATGCAGGCATCACTAAAATTGCTTCTAATGGACAGCAGTTAGTAATGCAAAATCAACATCCCAATGGAATTTGTGTTGATGTGTCCAGAGGTTTCTCCAATGTAAAAATATTGAGCCAATCTAAAGATCCAAGTGTGACTCGTGTTGAAAGCATGGCATCTGGACATGGAAGGTCTAATTCAAATGTTGTCGGGAAACAGCAGAGCAG GACAACCGGAGCTGCATTATCTTCAAGAAGATAG
- the LOC105800174 gene encoding uncharacterized protein LOC105800174 isoform X4 codes for MDTAASVAAGRSGSLPMTSPSRKEWRAVSELHVVQNLGDEVEFERSKMEQSDERTIYEQQIHNVSRQREELQRMEVELRAQAIARPRILDLQSSCDAKIEAHADATAKLEEQIHESEKTINELKRRMEEKDRELNAIKVEKEEAWAKEDLLREQNKELATFRRERDHSEAERARHRKQIHDLQEHVEEKERQLMELQEQYRAAQETILYKDEQLREVQTWISSVQEMDALQSSTNHSLQAELRERTEQYNQLWHGCQRQFVEMERLHLQTIHQLQFELADARERNSSYTDESHASQAKSKDLSEFGKNNGNQVDSNGSVSTNNAWVISNGACNSVQSFTSDGNSPTEHHNDHNPSIPIAPSSLLGMPTYLPPGQVTALHSFVMHQQGFPHSVASQVGQYSMPTISSTQQWQNQQISPEDFQLSAQNQVPPSQTDQSFVRSDLKYEYKMSVNEQAISPDRLNHISQGPDINSLISSSAVKAQVLDSIKSSFIVDPQPEPSLEQVSSQFHGALTLGTREQSCESQELIILNMNNHVLEDQVLSAEEASTAASPSPPDSSEHSVNFKGTMTSNGANAIMPEKSVSTGQTNILISAKTSETALLDERSLLACIVRTIPTGGRIRISSTLPNRLGKMLLPLHWHDYKKKYGKLDDFVASHPTLFVIEGDYIWLQEGAQEMIAATAAVAKVAAAAEAPSSYSFLPSVSVTPIAQRNRLKKALRSIDSYHVRENALFKEHAGITKIASNGQQLVMQNQHPNGICVDVSRGFSNVKILSQSKDPSVTRVESMASGHGRSNSNVVGKQQSRTTGAALSSRR; via the exons ATGGACACCGCGGCTAGTGTCGCCGCCGGACGGAGTGGTTCGCTGCCAATGACATCTCCGTCGCGGAAGGAGTGGCGTGCCGTTTCCGAACTTCACGTGGTTCAGAACCTCGGGGATGAAGTG GAATTTGAAAGATCAAAGATGGAACAATCTGATGAGAGAACCATATATGAG CAGCAGATTCACAATGTTAGTAGACAGAGGGAAGAGCTCCAACGGATGGAGGTTGAACTCCGAGCTCAGGCAATTGCAAGACCAAGGATCCTGGATTTGCAGAGCAGCTGTGATGCTAAAATCGAGGCCCATGCCGATGCCACTGCGAAGCTTGAG GAACAAATCCATGAAAGTGAGAAgaccataaatgaattgaaaaggaGGATGGAAGAGAAAGATAGAGAACTAAATGCCATCAAAGTTGAAAAAGAAGAG GCATGGGCAAAGGAAGACCTTCTAAGAGAGCAAAATAAGGAACTGGCAACTTTCAG AAGAGAACGTGATCATTCAGAAGCTGAGAGAGCACGACACCGGAAACAGATTCATGATCTTCAGGAGCACGTTGAAGAGAAAGAGAGGCAGCTTATGGAGTTGCAGGAACAG TATAGAGCTGCTCAAGAAACCATTCTTTATAAGGATGAACAGTTGAGGGAGGTTCAAACTTGGATTTCTAGTGTCCAGGAGATGGATGCTTTACAGTCAAGTACAAACCACTCTTTACAGGCTGAACTGCGAGAACGTACAGAGCAATATAACCAGCTCTGGCATGGCTGTCAGAGACAG TTTGTGGAGATGGAGAGACTTCATTTACAAACAATACATCAGCTTCAATTTGAACTGGCTGATGCAAGAGAGAGGAACAGTTCTTACACAGATGAATCACATGCATCCCAAGCAAAATCAAAAGATTTATCTgagtttggtaaaaataatgGAAACCAAGTGGATTCCAATGGAAGTGTTTCAACAAATAATGCTTGGGTCATTTCGAATGGTGCATGTAACAGTGTTCAATCGTTTACTTCAGATGGTAATTCGCCAACTGAG CATCACAATGACCATAATCCTAGTATTCCAATTGCTCCATCATCTCTACTGGGGATGCCTACATACCTCCCACCTGGGCAGGTGACTGCTTTGCATTCATTTGTCATGCATCAACAGGGTTTTCCCCATTCTGTGGCATCTCAAGTTGGACAGTACTCAATGCCAACAATTTCATCCACCCAACAGTGGCAGAACCAACAG ATTTCACCAGAGGATTTCCAGCTATCTGCACAGAATCAAGTTCCACCATCCCAAACTGATCAAAGCTTTGTGAGGTCAGACTTAAAGTACGAATATAAAATGTCTGTCAATGAACAAGCCATTAGTCCAGACCGTCTTAATCATATTAGCCAAGGGCCAGACATCAATTCTTTGATATCATCATCTGCTGTGAAAGCACAG GTCCTTGAttcaattaaatcaagtttCATTGTGGACCCCCAACCTGAGCCAAGCTTGGAGCAGGTTTCCTCACAATTTCATGGCGCATTGACATTAGGCACTCGTGAACAGAGCTGTGAATCCCAG GAACTGATTATTCTGAACATGAATAACCATGTGCTTGAGGACCAAGTTCTATCAGCAGAAGAAGCAAGTACTGCTGCGAGCCCTTCTCCTCCTGATTCTTCGGAGCACTCTGTTAATTTCAAGGGAACAATGACCAGCAATGGTGCTAATGCTATTATGCCTGAGAAGTCAGTTTCAACTGGGCAGACTAATATCTTGATATCAGCTAAGACTTCTGAGACTGCTCTGCTTGATGAAAGATCATTGTTAGCATGCATAGTTCGCACAATTCCAACTGGTGGCAGAATTCGAATCAGCTCAACG TTGCCAAATAGGCTGGGGAAGATGCTTTTACCATTGCACTGGCATGATTACAAGAAAAAGTACGGAAAACTGGATGACTTTGTAGCTAGCCACCCTACG TTATTTGTAATTGAGGGTGACTATATTTGGCTTCAAGAGGGAGCACAGGAGATGATAGCAGCAACTGCAGCTGTTGCTAAAGTTGCTGCAGCTGCTGAAGCTCCATCTTCATACTCCTTTTTGCCTTCTGTTTCTGTTACACCGATTGCACAGCGTAATCGGCTAAAGAAGGCGCTTCGATCAATTGATTCCTATCATGTGAGAGAGAATGCCCTTTTCAAGGAGCATGCAGGCATCACTAAAATTGCTTCTAATGGACAGCAGTTAGTAATGCAAAATCAACATCCCAATGGAATTTGTGTTGATGTGTCCAGAGGTTTCTCCAATGTAAAAATATTGAGCCAATCTAAAGATCCAAGTGTGACTCGTGTTGAAAGCATGGCATCTGGACATGGAAGGTCTAATTCAAATGTTGTCGGGAAACAGCAGAGCAG GACAACCGGAGCTGCATTATCTTCAAGAAGATAG